A genome region from Rhodopseudomonas boonkerdii includes the following:
- a CDS encoding GntR family transcriptional regulator: MAAPLRKPSTDDRGRDKESERRFAPRTLPDQVAEELGAEIVSGRRKAGERLVELDLARDFGVSRGPIREAIRILERRRLVELRPRRGAYIKPLSLKSVADLFNVRTALSTLAARTMATAPIESYIDTLARRCDEMNALIEIDDPISFARTMTRAVKTIARGSGNELLVELLTDLANHTVWTTIWKTPLDYQTRDLRHMSAGLITSTLKAIRQRKPNAAAVHLAQLLEGDRDRALTTLSRLRGETLDLHALSYDDEPNSSTTNKIVLPPLRA, encoded by the coding sequence ATGGCAGCGCCGCTTCGCAAGCCATCGACCGACGACAGAGGAAGAGACAAGGAGAGCGAACGCAGATTCGCGCCGCGCACCCTGCCCGATCAAGTCGCCGAGGAACTCGGCGCCGAGATCGTATCCGGTCGGCGCAAAGCCGGGGAACGCCTTGTCGAACTGGATCTCGCTCGGGACTTCGGCGTCAGCCGCGGCCCCATTCGCGAAGCCATTCGCATCCTCGAGCGGCGGCGCCTCGTCGAACTGCGCCCACGCCGCGGCGCGTATATCAAGCCGCTATCGCTGAAATCAGTGGCAGATCTTTTCAATGTGCGTACGGCTCTATCGACGCTCGCCGCACGCACCATGGCAACGGCGCCGATCGAGAGCTATATCGACACTTTGGCGCGGCGCTGCGATGAAATGAATGCCCTGATCGAGATCGACGATCCCATCTCATTCGCGCGCACGATGACGCGTGCCGTCAAGACGATCGCGCGCGGCTCCGGCAACGAATTGCTCGTCGAGCTGCTGACTGATCTAGCCAATCACACCGTCTGGACCACGATCTGGAAGACGCCCCTAGACTACCAGACGCGCGATCTCCGTCACATGAGCGCCGGCCTGATCACATCAACCCTCAAGGCGATCCGGCAGCGAAAGCCCAACGCTGCCGCAGTGCACCTCGCCCAGCTGCTGGAAGGCGATCGCGACCGCGCCCTGACGACACTCTCCCGCCTCCGCGGCGAGACGCTGGATCTGCACGCGCTGTCCTATGACGACGAGCCGAACTCGTCCACCACAAACAAGATTGTCCTGCCACCACTTCGCGCTTGA
- a CDS encoding ABC transporter permease, with the protein MLALIGKRLLLAIPSLIGVVIVTFLLTRALPGDPAAYFAGPAADKQVIEDIRRKLGLDKPLVEQFLRYTSDLAQGDFGNSLTTGQPVATELRNRLPASAELTLFGLFVSVVIAIPLGILAATKPGSWIDHLCRVTTTAGVSLPVFFTGLVLVYVFYFKLGWSPAPLGRLDVFASAPPTVTGFYVIDSIVARDWEAFRSALSQLILPAATLAIFSLAPIARMTRASMLAILASDFVRTARASGLSPRAVIVTYAFRNAMLPVITTLSMTFSFLLGANVLVEKVFAWPGIGSYAVEALIASDFAPVQGFVLTMAIMYVLINLLIDILYGVIDPRMRLEG; encoded by the coding sequence ATGCTCGCATTGATCGGCAAGCGCCTGCTGTTAGCTATTCCGAGTTTGATCGGCGTGGTGATCGTCACGTTCCTGCTGACGCGCGCACTGCCCGGCGATCCCGCGGCCTACTTCGCCGGACCTGCGGCGGACAAACAGGTCATCGAGGACATCCGAAGGAAACTCGGTCTCGACAAACCGCTGGTCGAACAGTTCCTGCGCTATACGTCGGATCTCGCACAGGGGGATTTCGGAAACTCGCTAACCACCGGACAGCCGGTTGCGACCGAACTTCGCAACCGTCTGCCGGCTTCGGCGGAACTGACTTTGTTCGGGCTTTTCGTTTCCGTCGTCATCGCCATCCCGCTCGGTATTCTTGCGGCGACAAAGCCAGGATCGTGGATCGATCATCTATGCCGGGTGACCACGACAGCCGGTGTGTCGTTGCCCGTCTTCTTCACCGGGCTTGTGTTGGTCTATGTCTTCTATTTCAAGCTCGGCTGGTCGCCGGCGCCGCTGGGACGACTCGATGTCTTCGCGAGCGCGCCGCCGACAGTGACTGGGTTCTATGTTATCGACAGCATCGTTGCCCGCGATTGGGAGGCGTTTCGGTCGGCGCTGAGTCAGTTGATCCTGCCGGCGGCCACGCTCGCAATTTTCTCGCTGGCGCCGATCGCACGCATGACGCGTGCGTCGATGCTGGCAATCCTCGCCTCGGATTTCGTGCGCACTGCGCGGGCCAGCGGTTTGTCTCCGCGCGCGGTCATCGTCACTTACGCGTTCCGGAATGCCATGCTGCCGGTCATAACCACGTTGTCGATGACCTTTTCCTTCCTGCTCGGTGCCAATGTGCTGGTGGAGAAGGTCTTCGCCTGGCCGGGCATCGGCTCCTATGCGGTGGAAGCTCTGATCGCGTCGGACTTCGCGCCGGTGCAGGGCTTCGTGCTGACCATGGCGATCATGTATGTGTTGATCAATCTCCTGATCGACATTCTTTACGGGGTGATCGACCCGCGCATGCGGCTGGAAGGCTGA
- a CDS encoding DUF4089 domain-containing protein produces the protein MSDKLDDYIHALSAALSLPIDPAWQPAVKMNLEVSLRMARLVDEFSLPDESEPAPIYVA, from the coding sequence ATGAGCGACAAGCTGGACGATTATATCCATGCCTTATCTGCCGCTTTATCGTTGCCGATCGATCCGGCATGGCAACCGGCAGTGAAAATGAATCTCGAAGTGTCGCTGCGCATGGCGCGGCTCGTGGACGAATTTTCGCTTCCCGACGAATCCGAACCGGCCCCGATCTATGTCGCTTGA
- a CDS encoding ABC transporter permease: protein MNAITPIAADTPAASRRTSSFVATLQHTRYILSENRVTAFAFGLLVVIVFAAVFGPYVVPHDPLASNTMQALKPPSAANWFGTDQLGRDIFSRVVVATRLDLFIAVASVALVFAMGGLAGIASGYFGGWTDRIVGRIADTIMAFPLFVLAMGIVAALGNSVQNIIIATAIVNFPLYARVARAEANVRREAGFVQAARLSGNSEMRILLVHILPNIMPIMIVQMSLTMGYAILNAAGLSFIGLGVRPPTPEWGIMVAEGAAFMVSGEWWIALFPGLALMIAVFCFNLLGDGLRDIVDPQRRT from the coding sequence ATGAATGCAATCACGCCCATTGCAGCCGATACACCGGCAGCATCGCGCAGGACGTCGAGCTTTGTCGCTACTCTCCAGCACACCCGCTATATTCTCAGCGAGAACCGCGTCACGGCATTCGCCTTCGGTCTGCTAGTCGTGATCGTGTTTGCGGCGGTGTTCGGCCCCTATGTGGTGCCGCACGATCCGCTCGCCAGCAACACCATGCAAGCACTGAAGCCACCATCGGCCGCCAACTGGTTCGGCACCGATCAACTCGGCCGCGATATCTTCAGCCGCGTGGTGGTGGCGACGCGGCTCGATTTGTTCATTGCGGTGGCATCGGTCGCGCTGGTGTTCGCCATGGGGGGACTCGCGGGCATCGCTTCCGGTTATTTCGGCGGCTGGACCGACCGCATCGTCGGTCGCATCGCCGATACCATCATGGCCTTTCCGCTGTTTGTGCTGGCAATGGGTATCGTCGCTGCACTCGGCAACTCCGTACAGAATATCATCATCGCCACTGCTATCGTGAATTTCCCGCTCTATGCCCGGGTCGCCCGCGCCGAAGCGAATGTGCGCCGCGAGGCCGGTTTCGTGCAGGCCGCGCGGCTGTCCGGCAACAGCGAGATGCGGATTCTGTTGGTGCATATCTTGCCCAACATCATGCCGATCATGATCGTGCAGATGTCGCTCACCATGGGTTATGCGATCCTCAACGCCGCAGGTCTGTCGTTCATCGGTCTCGGCGTGCGGCCGCCGACGCCTGAATGGGGTATCATGGTCGCCGAAGGTGCGGCTTTCATGGTGTCGGGCGAATGGTGGATCGCGCTGTTTCCCGGCCTTGCGCTGATGATTGCGGTGTTCTGTTTCAACCTGCTCGGCGATGGTCTGCGCGACATCGTCGATCCGCAGCGGCGCACGTGA
- a CDS encoding AtzE family amidohydrolase produces the protein MSLDPVLTPDGDWRPAADIAKAVAAKKTYALDVIEVALARIERHNPTLNAFTDVTADRALTRARALDAAIARGEAVGPMAGVPFAAKNLFDIKGLPTRAGSKINRDRPPAPRDATLIERMEAAGAILVGGLNMGEYAYDFTGENVHDGPSRNPHDVTRMTGGSSGGSGGAVGGSLVPIALGSDTNGSIRVPSSFCGIFGLKPTYGRLSRARSFPFVTSLDHLGPFARNVADLALSYDIMQGPDSDDAACTTRQAEPVSELIGQGVGNLRIAVAGGYFQKNLMPEALEAVATVAKALGITATVELPEVGKARAAAYLISTTEGASLHLDRLRRRAADFDPAVRDRLIAGAMVPSALVDRAQKLRRWYRAKVLEIFEAVDVIVAPATPCIAPKIGQATFELDGVELPVRANIGIHTQPISFIGLPVVAVPVPLDPMPIGVQIIAAPWREDVALRVAYHLQQAGVTVAPHAKAFQ, from the coding sequence ATGTCGCTTGATCCCGTTCTCACGCCGGATGGCGACTGGCGCCCGGCTGCCGATATCGCCAAAGCGGTCGCGGCCAAGAAGACCTATGCGCTCGATGTCATCGAGGTCGCGCTGGCGCGGATCGAGCGGCACAATCCGACGCTCAACGCATTTACCGACGTCACGGCGGATCGTGCTCTTACTCGTGCGCGCGCGCTCGATGCAGCAATCGCCCGGGGCGAGGCTGTCGGTCCGATGGCCGGCGTGCCATTCGCAGCCAAGAATCTGTTCGATATCAAGGGGCTGCCGACGCGCGCCGGCTCGAAGATCAATCGCGACCGGCCGCCAGCGCCACGCGATGCCACGCTGATCGAGCGCATGGAAGCTGCCGGCGCCATATTGGTCGGCGGATTGAACATGGGCGAATACGCCTACGACTTTACTGGCGAGAACGTTCATGACGGACCCTCGCGCAATCCGCACGACGTTACGCGGATGACCGGCGGCTCATCGGGGGGCTCGGGCGGCGCGGTGGGGGGTAGCCTCGTGCCGATCGCGCTTGGCTCCGACACCAACGGTTCGATCCGTGTGCCATCATCCTTCTGCGGCATTTTCGGATTGAAGCCGACCTATGGACGGCTCTCACGGGCGCGTTCGTTCCCGTTCGTGACGAGTCTCGATCATCTCGGTCCCTTCGCCCGCAATGTCGCCGATCTCGCGCTGTCCTACGACATCATGCAGGGACCGGATTCCGACGATGCCGCCTGTACGACGCGGCAGGCCGAGCCAGTGTCGGAGCTGATCGGGCAGGGCGTTGGGAACCTCCGCATCGCCGTCGCGGGCGGTTATTTCCAGAAGAATCTGATGCCCGAGGCCCTCGAGGCGGTCGCGACCGTCGCGAAAGCGCTCGGCATCACGGCCACCGTGGAGTTGCCCGAAGTCGGAAAGGCGCGCGCGGCGGCCTATCTGATTTCCACCACCGAGGGCGCATCGCTACATCTCGATCGCCTGCGCAGGCGCGCTGCCGACTTCGATCCGGCAGTACGCGACCGGCTGATCGCGGGCGCCATGGTGCCGTCGGCGCTGGTCGATCGCGCGCAGAAACTGCGCCGCTGGTACCGGGCCAAGGTGCTGGAGATCTTCGAAGCGGTGGATGTCATCGTCGCGCCGGCGACGCCGTGCATCGCGCCAAAAATCGGGCAGGCGACCTTTGAGCTCGACGGCGTCGAATTGCCGGTGCGTGCCAATATCGGCATTCACACCCAGCCGATCTCCTTCATCGGCTTACCCGTGGTCGCTGTCCCTGTACCGCTCGATCCGATGCCGATCGGCGTCCAGATCATCGCGGCGCCGTGGCGAGAAGACGTGGCGTTGCGTGTCGCTTATCATCTGCAGCAAGCCGGTGTGACCGTTGCGCCACATGCAAAAGCGTTTCAATAA
- a CDS encoding dipeptide ABC transporter ATP-binding protein, giving the protein MTAQPLLDVRNLTVEFATRRGIVKAVQQVDISVAKGETLGIVGESGSGKSVTSYAVMRILDRAGKIAEGSVMFSGVDVKAATETQMRDLRGREVSMIFQNPRAALNPIRKVGHQIEDVLRQHAQAGSNDRAEKAIEALEQVKIARARERYHAYPFELSGGMCQRVVIALALACNPQLLIADEPTTGLDVTTQKAVMDLVTELTKSRGMSTILITHDLGLAAAYCDRVVVMEKGRVVETALSADIFANPQHPYTRKLMQATPRLGISLRDLLPAEERAATPVTVTPHPDLLPASGEKEKKSPLLTIENLVKEYPRQGATATLSKLFGRKPALEPDVFRAVDGISFSVGCGESVGLVGESGCGKSTTSMMVMRLIDKTSGRIAFDGDEIGEIAPNAFARLPLRKSIQMVFQDPTDSLNPRFTAARAIADPIMQLGDVKGRDALRARCEELARQVGLPVELLDRFPHQMSGGQKARVGIARAIALRPKLIILDEPTAALDVSVQAVVLNLLQDLKQSMGMSYLFVSHDLNVVRLLCDRVIVMRAGCIVEQGVTDAVMDDPQDDYTKQLLTAIPHPPLPVH; this is encoded by the coding sequence ATGACGGCTCAGCCCCTTCTCGACGTCCGGAACCTCACCGTCGAATTCGCCACCCGCCGCGGCATCGTCAAGGCGGTGCAGCAGGTCGATATCTCCGTCGCCAAGGGCGAGACGCTTGGCATCGTCGGTGAAAGCGGCTCGGGCAAATCGGTGACGTCCTATGCTGTGATGCGCATCCTCGATCGCGCCGGCAAGATCGCCGAGGGCTCGGTGATGTTTTCCGGCGTGGATGTGAAGGCCGCGACCGAGACGCAGATGCGCGACCTGCGTGGTCGCGAAGTCTCGATGATCTTCCAGAACCCGCGTGCGGCGCTCAATCCGATCCGCAAGGTGGGGCACCAGATCGAGGATGTGCTGCGCCAGCATGCGCAGGCCGGCAGCAATGACCGCGCAGAAAAGGCCATCGAGGCGCTGGAGCAGGTCAAGATCGCGCGCGCCCGCGAACGTTACCATGCCTATCCGTTCGAACTCTCGGGCGGCATGTGTCAGCGTGTGGTGATCGCGCTCGCGCTTGCCTGCAATCCACAGCTCCTGATCGCGGATGAGCCGACCACCGGTCTCGACGTCACCACGCAAAAGGCGGTGATGGATCTTGTGACGGAGCTCACCAAGAGCCGCGGCATGTCGACAATCCTGATCACGCATGATTTGGGCCTCGCGGCTGCCTATTGTGACCGCGTGGTGGTGATGGAGAAGGGGAGGGTCGTCGAGACGGCACTATCAGCCGATATCTTCGCCAATCCACAGCATCCCTATACGAGAAAGCTGATGCAGGCGACACCGCGGCTTGGCATCTCGCTGCGGGACCTGCTGCCGGCGGAAGAACGGGCGGCGACGCCTGTGACCGTTACCCCTCATCCCGACCTTCTTCCCGCAAGCGGGGAGAAGGAGAAGAAGTCACCGCTCCTTACGATCGAAAACCTGGTCAAGGAATATCCCCGTCAGGGCGCGACCGCGACGTTATCAAAGCTCTTCGGCCGCAAGCCTGCTTTGGAGCCTGACGTCTTCCGAGCTGTGGATGGCATCAGCTTCAGTGTCGGTTGCGGAGAAAGCGTCGGCCTTGTCGGCGAGTCCGGCTGCGGCAAATCCACCACCTCGATGATGGTGATGCGGCTGATCGACAAGACCTCCGGCCGCATCGCCTTCGATGGCGATGAGATCGGCGAGATCGCACCGAATGCCTTTGCGCGCTTGCCGCTGCGCAAAAGCATCCAGATGGTGTTTCAGGACCCGACGGACAGCCTCAATCCGCGCTTCACTGCCGCGCGGGCCATCGCCGATCCGATCATGCAGCTCGGCGATGTCAAGGGCAGGGACGCGCTGCGCGCGAGATGCGAGGAGCTGGCGCGGCAGGTCGGGTTGCCCGTCGAATTACTGGACCGCTTTCCGCACCAGATGTCCGGCGGTCAGAAGGCGCGCGTCGGCATCGCCCGCGCCATCGCGCTGCGGCCGAAGCTGATTATTCTGGATGAGCCGACTGCGGCGCTCGACGTCTCCGTGCAGGCGGTGGTGCTCAACCTGCTGCAGGACCTCAAGCAGTCCATGGGCATGAGCTATCTGTTCGTCTCGCACGATCTGAACGTGGTGCGCTTGCTGTGCGATCGTGTCATCGTGATGCGCGCCGGGTGTATCGTGGAGCAAGGCGTGACGGACGCGGTGATGGACGATCCGCAGGACGACTATACGAAGCAGCTGCTGACGGCGATTCCGCACCCGCCGCTGCCGGTTCATTGA
- the hpxZ gene encoding oxalurate catabolism protein HpxZ, translating to MDIDLPDVIAEVSEAFARYENALTTNDTAVLGELFRNDPRTIRYGMGENLYGYDEIQAFRGARSPVGLMRRIERTVITAYGRDTAVASTLFYRDNAPGKVGRQMQTWVRFPEGWRIVAASVSLIDEPQASK from the coding sequence ATGGATATCGATCTGCCGGACGTGATCGCGGAAGTGAGCGAAGCCTTTGCGCGTTATGAGAACGCGCTGACCACCAACGACACCGCCGTGCTCGGCGAACTGTTTCGCAACGATCCTCGCACCATCCGCTATGGCATGGGCGAAAATCTCTATGGTTACGACGAGATCCAGGCCTTTCGTGGTGCACGTTCGCCGGTCGGCCTTATGCGCCGGATCGAGCGGACGGTGATCACGGCGTATGGTCGCGATACGGCGGTCGCGTCAACCTTGTTCTATCGCGACAATGCGCCCGGCAAGGTCGGACGGCAGATGCAGACATGGGTCCGCTTTCCCGAAGGCTGGCGAATCGTGGCAGCCTCTGTCAGCCTGATCGACGAGCCGCAGGCGTCCAAGTAA
- a CDS encoding ABC transporter ATP-binding protein, which translates to MSAIEDNDSGVLAVRDLRILFPTRDGRDTVKAIDGMDFDVRRGETFGVIGESGSGKTTLGRALVSLLPPTDGKILHDGTDPATLTTERFRAHRRDYQIIFQDPNAALNPRMTIIDSIVEPMEIMGEGDAASRRRRGIAMLDRVGLSAEAADRYPHQLSGGQKQRVNIARVLTLRPKVIVCDEVVAALDVSIRGDVLNLFADLQREFGLTYVFITHDISVVSHISDRIAVTYLGKLMELGCAEDVVERPLHPYTRALLSAEPVPLPSHLRVDRRIILEGEIPSPVSPPSGCRFRTRCPSAQPRCAEEVPAWREVKPGHRVACHFATADGSPADNQKAPKAS; encoded by the coding sequence ATGTCGGCTATCGAAGACAATGACAGCGGCGTCCTCGCTGTGCGCGACTTGCGCATCCTGTTTCCGACACGCGACGGTCGCGACACGGTCAAGGCGATCGACGGCATGGACTTCGATGTCCGTCGGGGCGAGACGTTCGGCGTCATAGGCGAGTCCGGCTCTGGGAAGACCACGCTTGGCCGCGCGCTGGTATCCCTGTTGCCGCCGACCGACGGCAAGATCCTGCATGACGGGACCGATCCGGCGACCCTCACTACCGAGCGATTTCGCGCGCATCGCCGCGATTACCAGATCATCTTTCAGGACCCGAATGCCGCGCTGAATCCGCGCATGACCATCATCGACAGCATCGTCGAACCCATGGAGATCATGGGCGAAGGCGATGCGGCGTCGCGCCGCCGGCGCGGGATCGCGATGCTGGATCGCGTCGGACTGTCGGCGGAAGCCGCCGATCGTTATCCGCATCAATTGTCGGGCGGGCAGAAGCAGCGCGTCAATATCGCGCGCGTGCTGACGCTACGCCCGAAAGTGATCGTCTGCGATGAGGTCGTCGCGGCGCTCGACGTCTCTATTCGCGGCGATGTGCTCAATCTGTTCGCCGATCTGCAGCGCGAGTTTGGTCTGACCTATGTGTTTATCACCCACGATATTTCCGTGGTGTCGCATATTTCCGATCGGATCGCGGTCACCTATCTGGGCAAACTGATGGAGCTCGGCTGCGCCGAGGATGTCGTGGAACGGCCACTGCATCCCTATACGCGGGCGCTGCTGTCGGCGGAGCCGGTCCCGCTGCCGTCGCATCTGCGGGTCGATCGCCGCATCATTCTTGAAGGTGAGATACCGAGCCCCGTTTCGCCGCCATCGGGCTGCCGCTTCCGCACGCGCTGCCCGTCGGCACAGCCGCGCTGCGCAGAGGAAGTTCCGGCGTGGCGCGAGGTCAAGCCGGGTCATCGCGTTGCCTGTCATTTCGCGACGGCCGATGGCTCGCCAGCAGATAATCAGAAGGCGCCAAAGGCGTCATAA
- a CDS encoding GntR family transcriptional regulator codes for MSVDDMLIQQGKPRGAARGSADTTKGKLTRAEELRQQLSDEIVRGALAPGSPLDETELAQRFRVSRTPVREALRQLTASGLIESRPHRGAVVAQPSIERLTGMFEAMAELEALCAGLAAERMSAMQRHALEAIHEELRVLSYDGNPERFHEVNERFHNAIYKGSQNDYIAEITLATRVRVQPFRRAQFRNLGRLAKSQAEHDRVVVAIMRGDRTGAATAMRDHIVLVRDEYEHYAVSL; via the coding sequence ATGAGCGTCGACGACATGCTGATCCAGCAGGGCAAACCGCGCGGTGCCGCGCGCGGATCTGCTGATACGACAAAAGGCAAGCTGACGCGGGCCGAGGAACTGCGTCAGCAACTGTCGGACGAGATCGTGCGCGGTGCACTCGCGCCGGGCTCTCCACTGGATGAGACTGAGCTTGCGCAGCGCTTCAGAGTTTCGCGGACCCCGGTGCGTGAAGCGCTACGTCAGCTCACCGCCAGCGGTCTGATCGAATCGCGCCCGCATCGCGGGGCTGTGGTGGCGCAGCCGTCCATCGAACGCCTGACCGGCATGTTCGAGGCGATGGCTGAGCTGGAGGCGCTATGTGCAGGGCTTGCGGCCGAGCGGATGTCGGCCATGCAGCGCCATGCGCTTGAGGCGATCCACGAGGAGCTGCGGGTCCTCAGCTATGACGGAAATCCCGAGCGCTTTCACGAAGTCAACGAGCGTTTTCACAACGCGATCTACAAGGGATCGCAGAACGACTACATCGCCGAGATTACTTTGGCGACGCGGGTTCGCGTGCAGCCGTTCCGGCGTGCTCAGTTCCGCAATCTCGGACGTCTTGCGAAGTCACAGGCCGAGCACGACCGTGTCGTCGTCGCCATCATGCGTGGTGACCGGACCGGCGCTGCGACCGCCATGCGTGATCATATCGTGCTGGTGCGCGATGAATATGAACACTATGCGGTGTCGCTCTAG
- a CDS encoding ABC transporter ATP-binding protein has translation MRGYGHSGVTAPVQPLLEVRDLSLSFTTGRGALSITRNVSFSIAPGERVGLVGESGCGKTVTGLSLLRLLPPQSARIDGEILFNGTNLATLSARRMRAVRGRDIAMIFQEPMSALDPVFTVGDQISEAYRIHFPVSRAEGRERAIKALRDVGIPAPERRCDEYPHQLSGGMRQRVMIAMALICEPKLLIADEPTTALDVTVQAQITDLLRSLSERTGTALVFITHDLGVVAETCTRMITMYAGEVVEDAPVDDALMRPRHPYTSGLLRSLPGLSERRGALPSIPGRVPSPNAMPAGCRFRSRCKYAAPGCEREQPMVATDAGRAARCWRAPALELPGAVN, from the coding sequence ATGCGCGGATATGGACACTCGGGCGTGACAGCGCCGGTTCAGCCATTGCTGGAGGTGCGCGATCTGTCGCTGTCCTTCACGACCGGACGCGGCGCGTTGTCGATCACGCGGAACGTCAGTTTCTCCATCGCGCCCGGCGAGCGCGTCGGCCTCGTTGGCGAAAGCGGCTGTGGCAAGACCGTGACCGGCCTGTCACTGCTTCGCCTGCTGCCGCCGCAATCGGCTCGGATCGACGGTGAAATCCTGTTCAACGGCACCAATCTCGCAACGCTCTCGGCGCGGCGAATGCGCGCAGTGCGCGGGCGCGACATCGCGATGATTTTCCAGGAACCGATGAGCGCGCTCGATCCGGTCTTCACCGTCGGCGACCAGATCAGCGAGGCTTACCGTATTCACTTTCCGGTCAGTCGCGCGGAGGGGCGCGAGCGCGCCATCAAGGCATTGCGAGACGTCGGCATCCCCGCGCCCGAGCGTCGCTGCGATGAGTATCCGCATCAATTGTCTGGTGGTATGCGGCAGCGCGTCATGATCGCGATGGCGCTGATCTGTGAACCGAAGCTGTTGATTGCAGATGAGCCGACGACAGCGCTCGATGTCACCGTGCAGGCTCAGATCACCGATCTCCTGCGCTCCCTGAGCGAGCGCACCGGCACTGCGCTGGTCTTCATCACCCATGATCTCGGCGTCGTCGCCGAAACCTGCACGCGCATGATCACCATGTATGCGGGCGAGGTGGTTGAGGATGCGCCGGTGGACGACGCGCTGATGCGGCCGCGCCATCCCTATACGTCCGGTCTGCTGCGATCCTTGCCTGGCTTGAGCGAGCGGCGCGGCGCGCTTCCTTCGATTCCCGGCCGCGTGCCGTCGCCGAATGCCATGCCTGCCGGTTGCCGCTTCCGCTCGCGTTGCAAATACGCGGCGCCGGGTTGCGAGCGCGAACAGCCGATGGTCGCGACTGATGCCGGCCGCGCAGCGCGCTGCTGGCGTGCGCCGGCGCTCGAATTGCCGGGAGCGGTCAACTGA